The segment ACGCAGCAACACCGAGTATCAAGGCTTTTCACACAGAGACTAGTGTTCCGCTCGGTTTATTCATCTGCGTAAATGGTTTCGCTCAATGATTTCGGGGACTTTTAAATTAACGAATTGCCTGAGCAGGGTGCTAGTTTTGGTTTGGTTTTGAAAGTTGTATGTGCATTCATTATTTGTAGTGACGCTTATTCACCTTTCCGCCCTTACGGCGGCTCACTTTTTGAAGTCCAGAATGCCGGCCAATCAAAAGTAAGCAAAAAAGTCCTCGCTCCATTCATCAGCCCCGCCCGCGGCGGGGTTCCCTCACTCCGGGCTTGCTCCGAGGGTACGCGCCGACGGGCCGTCCCTGGCCCGATCGGCGCTCGACCGGCATCCATGCCGGTCGCCCCCCTACGCAATCCCGCAGTGAAGCCTCCTGAAGTCGCGAAGTTAGGGGCGGCGCCTAGGAGTACGCAGCTCGGTCGCTAGTTGCATTTGTGGGAACTCAGGATCGCAATCGCCGGCCGGCTCCTACAGTGGAACGCGTCAATTTGGCTAACGCATACCACTGTAGGAGCCGGCTTTCCGGCGATAGGGCCCGAACAAACAACATATCAACAACAATTAAACCAATATCCCAGCTCTTGATCTGGCTTCTAAGCGCGCAATAGTTCAGGCAACACAAATCGCGACTTCAGGAGGCCGAGCGTAGGGATTGCGTAGGAGGGCGACCGGCATGGATGCCGGTCGAGCGCCGATCGGGCCAGGGACGGCCCGTCGGCGCGTACCTCCGGAGCAAGCCCGGAGCGAGGGAACCCCCGGAGCGCAGCGTAGGGGGGCCGGATGATGGGAGCAGGGATTTTTTGGTGACTTTGATCCATCAAAAAGTTACCCGCCGTAAGGGCGGAAAGGTGACGAAAAGCCTATATCGTCAATGAATGCGCATACATCTCCAGAAGCAATCACCATAAGCCACGAACCCGAACCCGAACCCGAACCCGAACCCGAACCCGAACCCATATCGAAAATTCCCCCACCCAAATCCACCTACCCCGATTCCCCCACCCCCACCGCCTGTCGCCTGCTGACCTCTTCACATCATGAAGGAGCATGGCGATGAATCAGCAAGCCACCATCCATATAGGCGTATTCTTCGACGGCACCGGCAACAACCAGGCCAACGCCACCACAACCCCCGGCAGCCTGGTGAACGGCAGTTACGCCAATGCCCGCAGCAACATCGCATTGCTGCATGAGTTGTATCCCACCGGCGAGGTAGGCGGGCGCCGCCACCTGAAACTCTACGTACAGGGCATCGGCACCAACGAGGGCCAGCCCGACTCGCTGTTCGCCCAGGCCACCGGCCGTGGCGGATCGGGCGTGATGGCCCGGGTCGAACAGGCATTGGCCACCCTCGGTGAGCGGCTGGCAGCACAGTTGCAGGGCAGGGCTGGGCATGTGGCGTTTGACCTGTTCGGTTTCAGCCGCGGCGCCGCAGCTGCCCGGCACATGGCCAACCGCCTGGGTGCAGGCGAGGCAGGGTTGCCGGCGGCCCTGCAAGGCGAGCGGTCGGTCAACTTCATCGGCCTGTTCGACACGGTGGCAGCGATCGTCGCGCCCCTGCGCGGCAACTTCGACCCGGCCAATACCCGGTACGACGGCCTACGCCTGGGCCTGGGCAAGCATCAGGCGCGCCAGCACGTGCAACTGGTGGCCGGTGACGAGCAGCGGCGTAACTTCCCGCTGCTGCGCAGCGAAAACGACATTGTGGTGCCAGGTGCGCACTCCGATATCGGCGGCGGTTACCTGGAGTCGATGCGCGAGCAGGTGCTGCTGAGCAAACCCTGTTCCAACCGCGTACCGCAAACGACGCCGGCCGAGCGTACGGCGGCCTATGCCGAGGCTGATGCCCTGCTGGCTTCGGCCTTCGCCCACCTGGCCGACCCCAGGCCTCGGGTGCTGGCCTGGGAAGAGTCACTGGCGGGTAACCGGGCGCGCCGGGAAGTGGCAGAAAAACAGGTCTACGCCGCGGTTTACCGGGAACGTGAGGTGTACGGGCACTTGTCTCGGGTCTACCTGAGCATCATGCGCGAATTGGCGGTGCGCGCTGGGGTGCCGCTTGCGGCGCTCGGGGATGAGCCGGCACACCAACTGCCCGCAGAGCTGCAACCGCTGAGCCGCAAGCTGCACGATTACGCGTTGGGCGTCTGCCCGACAGTGCAGTTCACTGACGGGGAAGATGCGCTGCTGCGTGGCAAGTACGTGCACACCTCGGCGCACTGGAATGCAATCAAGGGTTTGCGCAACAGTGCGCTGGACTACCTTTACCTCGACCGGCCAGCTCAGGCCGGCCGGGTGATGCACGACAACCCTGTCGACCAGGCCGGGCTCAAAGCTCGCTGACGAAGGTGCCGGTACCGTCGAGGATGTTGCGCAGGGTCAGCGCCACCTCTTCCAGGTCGGTACCCGCCGAGGTCAGCACGATTTCCAGGGTTTCATCGCCTTTGAGCGCATCGCGGTCGCCGGCCGCCACTTCGATCAGCAGGCGCTGGGCGCTCAGGGTCACCTTCAGGCCATCCAGCGTCGAGGGCTCGTCGTCCAAGGTCAGGTCGACGGTGTCTTCGTCCGGGTAGCGGGTCAGCAGGAACATCTGACCCTTGTCGCTGTGGCAGCACAGGGTCGCCATGTTGTCTTCCTCGTCATCGCAAGGGGTGGCGAAGAGCAGGGCGGTTTTCAGTTGCATGGCGGGGCCTGTGTTCGGGGAATAGACCGCCATGCTACCGCGTCGATTGCGCCAGGGGTATGCCGGCACGGCAGTTGTCAGAGCCATTGTCTTGTGCTGGAGGTACCGGCCTCATCGCCGGCAAGCCGGCTCCTACAGGTACGGCGCAGGCCCCGGGGTGGGGTGCGGTCTTGACCGAATATGTCGCAGCGCTGCAAGCCTCGGTGACCGTTCAGTCGTTAAGCTGCGCCATCGGTGGATGTGCGCAAACGCACGTTCAGCGCCTGGTTTACCGTCCGGCTTGCTACGGGTTGGCTATCGTTGATCCGTACACGGCGGACCTACGCGACGCTTCACCTATAACAAAGCCCAAGCGGAGTACCACAGATGGCGTTTTTCACCGCAGCCAGCAAAGCCGACTTCCAGCACCAACTGCAAGCCGCCCTGGCCCAGCACATCAGCGAGCAGTCACTGCCACAAGTGGCACTGTTCGCCGAACAGTTCTTCGGCATCATCTCTCTGGACGAACTCACCCAGCGCCGGCTGTCCGACCTCGCCGGCTGCACGCTTTCCGCCTGGCGCATCATCGAGCGCTTCGACCCGGCGCAACCCCAGGTGCGGGTCTACAACCCTGATTACGAACGCCACGGCTGGCAGTCCACCCACACGGTGGTGGAGGTGCTGCACCACGACCTGCCGTTTCTGGTCGACTCGGTGCGCACCGAGCTCAACCGCCGCGGCTACAGCATCCACACCCTGCAAACCACTGTGCTCAGTGTGCGCCGCGGCGCCAAGGGCGAGCTGCTCGAGCTGCTGCCCAAGGGCACGCAAGGCGAGAGCGTGGGCCATGAGTCGCTGATGTACCTGGAAATCGACCGCTGCTCCAACCCGGCCGAACTCATCACCCTGGCCAAGGAGCTGGAGCAGGTGCTGGCCGAGGTGCGCGGCGTGGTGGCCGACTTCGAGCCGATGAAGGCCAAGATTCGCCAGTTGCTCGAGCTGGTCGAGCAGAACGCCTTTGGCCCGGCGCAGAATGACAAGGCCGAGGTACAAAGCTTCCTGTCGTGGTTGCTGGACAACCACTTCACCTTCCTCGGCTACGAGGAATTCACCGTCGAGTCCGATGCCGACGGCGGCCACCTGAAGTACGACGAGGGCTCGTTCCTCGGCCTGACCCGCCTGCTGCGCGCAGGGCTGGGCGCCGATGACCTGCGCATCGAGGACTACGCCGTCGCCTACCTGCGCGAGCCGCGCCTGTTGTCGTTCGCCAAAGCCTCGCAACCCAGCCGTGTGCACCGCCCGGCCTACCCGGACTACGTATCGATCCGCCAGATCGACGCCGACGGCAAGGTCATCAAGGAATGTCGCTTCATGGGCCTGTACACCTCGTCGGTGTACGGCGAGAGCGTGCACACCATCCCCTACATTCGCGGCAAGGTCGCTGAAGTGGAGCGTCGTTCGGGGTTCGATGCCAAGGCGCACCTGGGCAAGGAGCTGGCCCAGGTGCTCGAGGTGCTGCCCCGCGACGACCTGTTCCAAACGCCCATCGACGAGCTGTTCACCACGGCCATGTCGATCGTGCAGATTCAGGAGCGCAACAAGATCCGCGTGTTCCTGCGCAAGGACCCGTACGGCCGCTTCTGCTACTGCCTGGCCTACGTGCCGCGGGAAATCTACTCCACCGAAGTGCGCCAGAAGATCCAGCAGGTGCTGATGGAGCGCCTGAAGGCCACCGACTGCGAGTTCTGGACCTTCTTCTCCGAGTCGGTGCTGGCCCGCGTGCAGCTGATTCTGCGGGTCGACCCGAAGAACCGCCTCGAAATCGACCCGCAGCAGTTGGAGAACGAAGTGGTACAGGCCTGCCGTTCGTGGCAGGACGACTTCTCGGCGCTGGTGGTGGAAAACTTCGGCGAGGCCCAGGGCACCAACATCCTCGACGACTTCCCCAAGGGCTTCCCGGCCGGCTACCGCGAACGCTTCGCCGCGCACTCGGCGGTGGTCGACATGCAGCATGTGCTGGGTTTGTCCGAGGCCAAGCCGCTGGCCATGAGCTTCTACCAGCCGCTCACGCAGTTGGGTGAACGCCAGTTGCACTGCAAGCTGTACCACGCCGACACGCCGCTGGCGCTGTCGGACGTGCTGCCGATCCTGGAAAACCTCGGCCTGCGCGTGCTCGGCGAGTTCCCCTACCGCCTGCGCCACGCAAGCGGGCGCGAGTTCTGGATTCACGACTTCGCCTTCACCTACAGCGAAGGCCTGAACCTGGATATCCAGCAGCTCAACGATACGTTCCAGGACGCCTTCGTACACATCGTCAAGGGCGACGCCGAAAACGACGCCTTCAACCGCCTGGTGCTCACCGCCGGCCTGCCATGGCGCGATGTGGCGCTGCTGCGTGCCTACGCCCGCTACCTCAAGCAGATCCGCCTGGGCTTTGACCTGGGTTACATCGCCAGCACCCTGAACAACCACACCGACATCGCCCGCGAGCTGACCCGGTTGTTCAAGACCCGCTTCTACCTGGCGCGCAAACTCACCCAAGAGGACCTCGACGACAAGCAGCTGCGCCTGGAACAGGCCATCCTCACCGCCCTGGACGACGTTCAGGTGCTCAACGAGGACCGCATCCTGCGCCGCTACCTGGACCTGATCAAGGCCACCCTGCGCACCAACTTCTACCAGCCGGACGCCAACGGCCAGAACAAGTCGTACTTCAGCTTCAAGTTCAACCCCAAGCTGATCCCCGAGCTGCCCAAGCCGGTGCCCAAGTTCGAAATCTTCGTTTATTCGCCACGGGTCGAGGGCGTGCACCTGCGCTTTGGCAACGTCGCCCGCGGCGGCCTGCGCTGGTCGGACCGCGAGGAAGACTTCCGCACCGAAGTGCTGGGCCTGGTCAAGGCGCAGCAGGTGAAGAACTCGGTGATCGTGCCGGTGGGTGCCAAGGGCGGCTTCCTGCCGCGCCGCCTGCCGCTGGGCGGCAGCCGCGACGAGATCGCCGCCGAGGGCGTGGCGTGCTACCGCATCTTCATCAGCGGCCTGCTCGACATCACCGACAACCTCAAGGACGGTGGGGTGGTGCCGCCAGCCAACGTTGTTCGCCATGACGATGACGACCCGTACCTGGTGGTGGCTGCAGACAAAGGCACTGCGACCTTCTCCGACATCGCCAACGGCATCGCCATCGACTACGGCTTCTGGCTGGGCGACGCCTTCGCCTCGGGCGGCTCGGCCGGCTACGACCACAAGAAGATGGGCATCACCGCCCGTGGCGCCTGGGTGGGTGTGCAGCGCCACTTCCGCGAGCGCGGCATCAACGTGCAGCAAGACCCGGTCACCGTCATCGGCGTTGGCGACATGGCCGGTGACGTGTTCGGCAACGGCCTGTTGATGTCCGACAAGCTGCAACTGGTGGCGGCGTTCAACCACCTGCACATCTTCATCGACCCCAACCCGGAGCCGGCCAGCAGCTTCAAGGAGCGCCAGCGCCTGTTCGACCTGCCACGCTCGGCCTGGAGCGACTACGACACCGGCATCATGTCCGAAGGCGGCGGGATCTTCCCGCGCAGTGCCAAGAGCATCGCCATCAGCCCGCAGATGAAGGAACGCTTCGCCATCGAGGCCGACCGCCTGACCCCGACCGAGCTGCTGCATGCGCTGCTGAAAGCGCCGGTGGACCTGCTGTGGAACGGCGGTATCGGTACTTACGTCAAGGCCAGCACTGAAAGCCACGCAGATGTCGGCGACAAGGCCAACGATGCCCTGCGGGTCAACGGCAACGAACTGCGCTGCAAGGTGGTGGGCGAGGGCGGCAACCTGGGCATGACCCAGCTGGGCCGTGTCGAGTTCGGCCTGCACGGCGGCGCCACCAATACCGACTTCATCGACAACGCCGGTGGCGTGGACTGCTCCGACCACGAGGTCAACATCAAGATCCTGCTCAACGAAGTGGTGCAGGGTGGCGATATGACCGAGAAGCAGCGCAACCAGCTGCTGGGCAGCATGACCGACGAGGTTGCAGCCCTGGTGTTGGGCAACAACTACAAGCAAACCCAGGCCCTCTCGCTGGCCGCCCGCCGCGCCCGTGAGCGGATCGCCGAGTACAAGCGCCTGATGGCCGACCTTGAAGGCCGCGGCAAGCTGGACCGCGCCATCGAGTTCCTGCCCAGCGAAGAGCAACTGGCCGAGCGCCTGGCCGCAGGCCAGGGTCTGACGCGTGCCGAGCTGTCGGTGCTGATCTCGTACAGCAAGATCGACCTCAAGGAGCAGTTGCTCAAGTCGTTGGTGCCCGACGATGACTACCTCACCCGCGACATGGAAACCGCGTTCCCGCCGTCGCTGGTGAGCAAGTTCGCCGAGGCCATGCGCCGCCACCGCCTCAAGCGCGAGATCGTCAGCACCCAGATCGCCAACGACCTGGTCAACAACATGGGCATCACCTTTGTGCAGCGCCTGAAGGAGTCCACCGGCATGAGCCCGGCCAACGTGGCGGGCGCCTATGTGATCGTGCGCGACATCTTCCACCTGCCGCACTGGTTCCGCCAGATCGAGGCGCTGGACTACCAGGTGCCGGCAGAGGTCCAGCTGACGCTGATGGACGAGCTGATGCGCCTGGGCCGCCGCGCCACCCGCTGGTTCCTGCGCAGCCGGCGCAACGAGCAGGACGCTGGCCGCGACGTCGCCCACTTCGGGCCGAAGATCGCCCAACTGGGGCTCAAGCTAGACGAACTGCTGGAGGGCCCGACCCGCGAACGCTGGATGGTCCGCTACCAGGGCTTCGTCGAGGCCGGCGTACCGGAGCTGCTGGCGCGCATGGTGGCTGGTACC is part of the Pseudomonas fakonensis genome and harbors:
- a CDS encoding phospholipase effector Tle1 domain-containing protein; its protein translation is MNQQATIHIGVFFDGTGNNQANATTTPGSLVNGSYANARSNIALLHELYPTGEVGGRRHLKLYVQGIGTNEGQPDSLFAQATGRGGSGVMARVEQALATLGERLAAQLQGRAGHVAFDLFGFSRGAAAARHMANRLGAGEAGLPAALQGERSVNFIGLFDTVAAIVAPLRGNFDPANTRYDGLRLGLGKHQARQHVQLVAGDEQRRNFPLLRSENDIVVPGAHSDIGGGYLESMREQVLLSKPCSNRVPQTTPAERTAAYAEADALLASAFAHLADPRPRVLAWEESLAGNRARREVAEKQVYAAVYREREVYGHLSRVYLSIMRELAVRAGVPLAALGDEPAHQLPAELQPLSRKLHDYALGVCPTVQFTDGEDALLRGKYVHTSAHWNAIKGLRNSALDYLYLDRPAQAGRVMHDNPVDQAGLKAR
- a CDS encoding NAD-glutamate dehydrogenase, giving the protein MAFFTAASKADFQHQLQAALAQHISEQSLPQVALFAEQFFGIISLDELTQRRLSDLAGCTLSAWRIIERFDPAQPQVRVYNPDYERHGWQSTHTVVEVLHHDLPFLVDSVRTELNRRGYSIHTLQTTVLSVRRGAKGELLELLPKGTQGESVGHESLMYLEIDRCSNPAELITLAKELEQVLAEVRGVVADFEPMKAKIRQLLELVEQNAFGPAQNDKAEVQSFLSWLLDNHFTFLGYEEFTVESDADGGHLKYDEGSFLGLTRLLRAGLGADDLRIEDYAVAYLREPRLLSFAKASQPSRVHRPAYPDYVSIRQIDADGKVIKECRFMGLYTSSVYGESVHTIPYIRGKVAEVERRSGFDAKAHLGKELAQVLEVLPRDDLFQTPIDELFTTAMSIVQIQERNKIRVFLRKDPYGRFCYCLAYVPREIYSTEVRQKIQQVLMERLKATDCEFWTFFSESVLARVQLILRVDPKNRLEIDPQQLENEVVQACRSWQDDFSALVVENFGEAQGTNILDDFPKGFPAGYRERFAAHSAVVDMQHVLGLSEAKPLAMSFYQPLTQLGERQLHCKLYHADTPLALSDVLPILENLGLRVLGEFPYRLRHASGREFWIHDFAFTYSEGLNLDIQQLNDTFQDAFVHIVKGDAENDAFNRLVLTAGLPWRDVALLRAYARYLKQIRLGFDLGYIASTLNNHTDIARELTRLFKTRFYLARKLTQEDLDDKQLRLEQAILTALDDVQVLNEDRILRRYLDLIKATLRTNFYQPDANGQNKSYFSFKFNPKLIPELPKPVPKFEIFVYSPRVEGVHLRFGNVARGGLRWSDREEDFRTEVLGLVKAQQVKNSVIVPVGAKGGFLPRRLPLGGSRDEIAAEGVACYRIFISGLLDITDNLKDGGVVPPANVVRHDDDDPYLVVAADKGTATFSDIANGIAIDYGFWLGDAFASGGSAGYDHKKMGITARGAWVGVQRHFRERGINVQQDPVTVIGVGDMAGDVFGNGLLMSDKLQLVAAFNHLHIFIDPNPEPASSFKERQRLFDLPRSAWSDYDTGIMSEGGGIFPRSAKSIAISPQMKERFAIEADRLTPTELLHALLKAPVDLLWNGGIGTYVKASTESHADVGDKANDALRVNGNELRCKVVGEGGNLGMTQLGRVEFGLHGGATNTDFIDNAGGVDCSDHEVNIKILLNEVVQGGDMTEKQRNQLLGSMTDEVAALVLGNNYKQTQALSLAARRARERIAEYKRLMADLEGRGKLDRAIEFLPSEEQLAERLAAGQGLTRAELSVLISYSKIDLKEQLLKSLVPDDDYLTRDMETAFPPSLVSKFAEAMRRHRLKREIVSTQIANDLVNNMGITFVQRLKESTGMSPANVAGAYVIVRDIFHLPHWFRQIEALDYQVPAEVQLTLMDELMRLGRRATRWFLRSRRNEQDAGRDVAHFGPKIAQLGLKLDELLEGPTRERWMVRYQGFVEAGVPELLARMVAGTSHLYTLLPIIEAADVTGHDPAQVAKAFFAVGSSLDLTWYLQEISNLPVENNWQALAREAFRDDIDLQQRAITISVLQMADAPQDMDERVALWCEQHRVMVERWRAMLDDLRNATGTDYAMYAVANRELVDLAMSGQVAAVPS